From Neomonachus schauinslandi chromosome 12, ASM220157v2, whole genome shotgun sequence, the proteins below share one genomic window:
- the LOC110582755 gene encoding prolactin-inducible protein — MHLLQLLFRAGPGVLLLVLCLQLGTNKAQEDNRTVIKMNLQMPQVAKENEEVTLKLTIGTELRECMVIKTFLRGSHTMDGPFNYNYTACLCEDYPRTFYWNFEVNRTMAITAMVHIIEKEGICPNKAVVPNGQKYFYTIQGIQII; from the exons ATGCACCTTCTCCAGCTCCTGTTCAGAGCCGGCCCTGGCGTCCTGCTCCTGGTTCTCTGTCTGCAGCTGGGGACCAACAAAGCTCAGGAAGACAA TCgaacagtaataaaaatgaacttgCAGATGCCCCaagtagcaaaagaaaatgaagaagtcaCTCTGAAGCTTACAATTGGAACGGAATTAAGAGAATGTATGGTG ATTAAAACTTTCCTCCGAGGCAGCCATACAATGGATGGTCCTTTTAACTATAATTACACCGCCTGCCTCTGTGAGGATTATCCAAGAACTTTCTACTGGAACTTCGAAGTCAATA GAACTATGGCAATAACAGCAATGGTCCACATTATTGAAAAAGAAGGTATCTGCCCTAATAAGGCAGTGGTGCCCAatggacaaaaatatttttataccatTCAGGGCATACAGATAATCTGA